A section of the Streptococcus oriscaviae genome encodes:
- a CDS encoding phosphoribosylformylglycinamidine synthase, producing the protein MDKRIFVEKKADFQIKAESLLKELKHNLQLHTLTSLRLVQVYDVFHLSPELVEPAERHIFSEQVTDRILSKESVQEALAHSLYFAIEALPGQFDQRAASSQEALLLLGSDDKVRVNTAQLYLLNQDLAEDELAAIKKYLLNPVDSRFKDIDSPLAPQEFSASDKTIPNLDFFETYTAEDFTRYKREAGMAMEVDDLLFIQSYFKSIGRVPTETELKVLDTYWSDHCRHTTFETELKTIDFSASKFQKQLQTTYDKYLAMREELGRTAKPQTLMDMATIFGRYERANGRLDDMEVSDEINACSVEIEVDVNGVKEPWLLMFKNETHNHPTEIEPFGGAATCIGGAIRDPLSGRSYVYQAMRISGAGDITAPISQTRSGKLPQQVISKTAAHGYSSYGNQIGLATTYVREYFHPGFVAKRMELGAVVGAAPKSNVVREKPEAGDLVILLGGKTGRDGIGGATGSSKVQTVESVETAGAEVQKGNAIEERKIQRLFRNGQVTRLIKKSNDFGAGGVCVAIGELADGLEIDLDKVPLKYAGLNGTEIAISESQERMSVVVRPEDAEKFIAACAEENIHAVVVAKVTEKPNLVMVWNGQTIVDIERSFLDTNGVRVVVDAKVVDKAVNLPETRLTSAASLEEDVQTVLADLNHASQKGLQTIFDSSVGRSTVNHPVGGRYQITPTESSVQKLPVQHGLTTTASVMAQGYNPYIAEWSPYHGAAYAVIEATARLVATGANWSQARFSYQEYFERMDKQAERFGQPVAALLGSIEAQIQLGLPSIGGKDSMSGTFEELTVPPTLVAFGVTTADSRKVLSPEFKAADEYIYYLPGQAIGQEIDFNLIKSNFELVAAIQDKHKISATAAVKYGGLLESLALMSFGNRIGAKVELEQLETCLTGQLGGFVFTSTEDIEGVVKIGQTQADFTLLVNGVNLAGANLLKAFEGKLEEVYPTEFEQEEVLQEVPEVVSTTVVAAKEKVEQPLVYIPVFPGTNSEYDSAKAFEQAGAKVNLVPFVTLDHAAIEKSVASMVAHIEQANIIFFAGGFSAADEPDGSAKFIVNILLNEKVRAAIDAFIAKGGLIIGICNGFQALVKSGLLPYGNFEEASAESPTLFYNDANQHVAKMVETRIANTNSPWLAGVKVGDIHAIPVSHGEGKFVVTDEEFAALRDNGQIWSQYVDFTGQPSMDSKYNPNGSVHAIEGITSKNGQIIGKMGHSERYEDGLFQNIPGQKDQHLFRSAVRYFTGK; encoded by the coding sequence ATGGATAAACGAATTTTTGTTGAGAAAAAAGCGGATTTTCAGATTAAGGCGGAGTCGTTGCTTAAAGAGTTGAAGCATAATTTGCAGTTGCACACTTTGACGAGTCTTCGCTTAGTTCAGGTTTACGATGTATTTCATCTGAGCCCGGAATTGGTTGAACCGGCAGAAAGACATATTTTTTCTGAACAGGTAACCGATAGGATTTTGTCTAAGGAGTCAGTTCAGGAAGCTCTAGCGCATTCGCTTTATTTTGCCATCGAGGCCTTGCCGGGTCAGTTTGATCAGCGAGCAGCTAGCTCTCAGGAAGCGCTCTTGCTTTTGGGCAGCGACGATAAGGTTCGAGTGAACACTGCTCAACTGTATCTGCTCAATCAAGATTTGGCAGAAGATGAATTGGCTGCTATTAAGAAATACTTGCTCAATCCTGTGGATTCGCGTTTTAAGGATATTGATTCTCCTCTGGCACCACAGGAATTTTCGGCATCTGACAAGACGATTCCTAATCTTGATTTCTTTGAAACCTATACAGCAGAAGACTTTACGCGTTATAAGCGTGAGGCAGGCATGGCTATGGAAGTGGATGACCTGCTCTTTATTCAGAGCTACTTTAAGTCAATCGGTCGTGTTCCGACTGAAACAGAGCTCAAGGTGTTGGATACTTATTGGAGTGACCACTGCCGTCATACGACATTTGAAACAGAGCTAAAAACGATTGATTTTTCTGCGTCCAAGTTCCAAAAGCAGCTTCAGACTACTTACGATAAGTATTTGGCGATGAGAGAGGAATTGGGACGGACGGCTAAGCCACAGACTCTTATGGATATGGCAACAATTTTTGGACGCTATGAGCGAGCAAATGGCCGCTTGGATGATATGGAAGTGTCTGACGAAATCAATGCCTGCTCCGTTGAAATTGAAGTGGATGTCAACGGTGTTAAGGAGCCGTGGCTTCTAATGTTTAAAAATGAAACTCATAACCATCCGACTGAAATTGAGCCATTCGGTGGGGCGGCTACCTGTATTGGTGGGGCAATCCGTGATCCGCTGTCAGGTCGCTCTTATGTTTATCAGGCTATGCGGATTTCGGGTGCGGGAGATATTACAGCTCCTATTTCCCAGACTCGCTCAGGGAAATTGCCACAGCAGGTTATCTCTAAGACAGCTGCCCACGGTTACTCGTCCTACGGCAATCAGATTGGTCTTGCAACTACTTATGTTCGCGAATACTTCCACCCTGGTTTTGTAGCTAAGCGGATGGAGTTGGGAGCAGTGGTTGGGGCGGCTCCAAAGAGTAATGTGGTTCGTGAAAAGCCAGAGGCGGGCGACTTGGTTATCCTCCTAGGAGGTAAAACAGGTCGTGACGGAATTGGTGGAGCGACAGGTTCCTCTAAAGTTCAAACGGTTGAATCGGTGGAAACAGCTGGTGCAGAGGTTCAAAAAGGAAATGCTATTGAAGAACGTAAGATTCAACGCCTATTCCGTAACGGTCAAGTCACTCGTCTGATTAAGAAGTCTAATGACTTTGGTGCTGGTGGAGTCTGTGTGGCTATCGGTGAGCTGGCAGATGGTTTAGAAATTGATCTGGACAAGGTGCCGCTCAAGTACGCTGGACTTAATGGAACAGAAATTGCCATTTCTGAATCTCAGGAGCGGATGAGTGTGGTCGTCCGTCCGGAAGATGCTGAAAAATTCATTGCAGCCTGTGCCGAAGAAAACATTCATGCGGTTGTGGTCGCTAAGGTTACTGAAAAGCCAAACTTGGTCATGGTTTGGAACGGCCAAACCATCGTGGATATCGAGCGTTCCTTCTTAGATACCAACGGTGTTCGTGTGGTGGTGGATGCCAAGGTAGTTGACAAGGCTGTCAACCTTCCTGAAACTCGTCTTACCTCCGCTGCTAGTCTGGAAGAAGATGTACAGACTGTTTTAGCCGATCTCAACCATGCCAGCCAGAAAGGGCTGCAGACCATATTTGACAGCTCGGTCGGCCGTTCAACTGTCAACCATCCAGTTGGTGGCCGTTATCAGATAACACCAACTGAAAGCTCTGTTCAAAAATTACCAGTCCAACATGGGCTGACCACAACAGCCTCTGTAATGGCGCAGGGTTACAACCCTTATATTGCGGAATGGTCGCCTTACCATGGTGCAGCCTATGCGGTCATTGAGGCAACGGCTCGCTTGGTAGCAACGGGTGCCAACTGGTCACAGGCGCGTTTCTCTTATCAGGAATATTTTGAGCGCATGGACAAGCAGGCAGAGCGGTTTGGCCAGCCAGTAGCAGCTCTTCTTGGTTCTATTGAAGCTCAAATCCAGCTAGGGTTGCCGTCAATCGGTGGTAAGGACTCTATGTCTGGAACTTTTGAAGAATTAACCGTACCTCCAACTCTGGTTGCTTTTGGTGTGACGACGGCGGATAGCCGCAAGGTTCTTTCGCCAGAATTTAAGGCTGCGGATGAATACATCTACTATCTGCCAGGCCAAGCGATTGGTCAGGAGATTGACTTTAATCTGATTAAGTCCAATTTTGAGCTTGTGGCAGCTATCCAAGACAAGCATAAGATTTCAGCAACAGCAGCTGTGAAATACGGTGGCCTTCTTGAAAGCCTTGCTTTGATGAGTTTTGGAAACCGAATTGGTGCTAAGGTCGAGCTGGAACAACTGGAAACCTGCTTAACTGGTCAGCTTGGCGGCTTTGTCTTTACTTCAACCGAAGATATTGAGGGAGTTGTCAAGATTGGTCAGACTCAGGCGGACTTTACACTGCTTGTCAATGGTGTAAACCTAGCAGGCGCTAACCTCCTCAAGGCTTTTGAAGGAAAATTGGAGGAAGTGTACCCAACAGAATTTGAGCAAGAAGAAGTGCTGCAAGAGGTACCTGAGGTGGTATCAACTACGGTAGTTGCTGCCAAAGAAAAGGTCGAGCAGCCACTAGTTTACATCCCAGTCTTTCCAGGAACCAACTCTGAGTATGACTCTGCCAAGGCCTTTGAACAGGCTGGTGCCAAGGTTAATTTGGTACCATTTGTAACTCTTGATCATGCTGCTATTGAGAAGTCCGTTGCAAGCATGGTAGCTCATATTGAGCAGGCCAATATCATCTTCTTTGCTGGTGGATTCTCGGCAGCAGATGAACCAGACGGTTCAGCTAAGTTTATTGTCAACATCTTGCTCAATGAAAAAGTACGAGCGGCTATCGATGCATTTATCGCTAAGGGTGGTTTGATTATCGGTATCTGTAACGGTTTCCAAGCCTTGGTTAAGTCTGGTCTATTGCCTTATGGTAATTTTGAAGAAGCTTCTGCAGAAAGCCCAACCCTCTTTTACAACGATGCCAACCAGCACGTTGCTAAAATGGTAGAAACCCGCATCGCCAATACCAATTCTCCTTGGTTGGCAGGGGTAAAAGTTGGGGATATTCATGCTATTCCAGTTTCACACGGTGAAGGAAAATTTGTTGTGACAGACGAAGAGTTTGCTGCGCTTCGTGATAACGGGCAAATTTGGAGCCAGTATGTCGATTTTACTGGTCAGCCAAGCATGGATTCCAAGTACAATCCAAATGGTTCTGTCCATGCGATTGAAGGGATTACCAGCAAAAACGGACAAATTATCGGTAAAATGGGACACTCAGAACGTTATGAAGACGGTCTCTTCCAGAACATTCCTGGTCAAAAAGACCAACACTTGTTCCGCTCAGCTGTTCGCTACTTTACAGGAAAATAA
- the purC gene encoding phosphoribosylaminoimidazolesuccinocarboxamide synthase, with amino-acid sequence MKGELLYSGKAKDIFATEDEHLILSAYKDQATAFNGGMKEQIVGKGKLNNQISSLIFEKMEEAGFATHFVKKVSETEQLNKKVDIIPLEVVLRNYTAGSFAKRFGVSEGIKLSRPIVEFYYKKDELDDPFINDEHIYFLGLASPEELAYIKAETRLINAFLLDLFGQIDLTLVDFKLEFGYDKSGKIILADEFSPDNCRLWDAQGNRLDKDVFRRGLGDLTEVYQVVLEKLQEVV; translated from the coding sequence ATGAAGGGCGAATTACTTTACTCTGGAAAAGCGAAGGATATTTTTGCTACTGAAGATGAACACTTGATTCTATCTGCTTACAAGGATCAGGCAACAGCTTTTAACGGTGGTATGAAGGAGCAGATTGTTGGTAAGGGGAAGCTCAATAACCAAATTTCTTCTCTCATCTTTGAGAAGATGGAAGAGGCAGGTTTTGCTACTCACTTTGTTAAGAAGGTATCAGAAACTGAGCAGCTCAACAAGAAGGTGGACATCATCCCGCTTGAGGTGGTTTTGCGTAACTATACAGCAGGTTCTTTTGCCAAACGTTTCGGAGTTTCTGAAGGAATCAAGCTGAGCCGGCCAATCGTTGAATTTTACTATAAGAAGGATGAGTTGGACGATCCTTTTATCAATGACGAGCATATTTATTTTTTGGGATTGGCAAGTCCGGAGGAGTTGGCCTATATTAAGGCAGAAACGCGCTTAATCAATGCTTTTTTACTTGATTTATTTGGGCAGATTGATTTGACTTTGGTCGATTTCAAGTTGGAATTTGGTTATGATAAGTCAGGGAAAATTATCTTGGCAGACGAGTTTTCCCCAGACAATTGTAGGCTTTGGGATGCACAGGGAAATCGTTTGGACAAGGACGTTTTTCGTCGGGGTCTGGGGGATTTGACTGAGGTTTACCAAGTGGTATTGGAAAAATTGCAAGAAGTAGTTTAA
- a CDS encoding phosphopantetheine-binding protein encodes MTKEEVYQRVEEIIQEEKGGDFSVRPDLSLNDVAEDSVEIMEFVITLEDEFSVDVPDAAIERFEILSDIVDYIYENKK; translated from the coding sequence ATGACAAAAGAGGAAGTATATCAACGTGTAGAGGAAATTATTCAGGAAGAAAAAGGTGGGGACTTTAGTGTCCGTCCAGATCTGTCCTTGAATGATGTGGCAGAAGATTCTGTTGAAATTATGGAATTTGTCATCACCTTGGAAGATGAATTTAGTGTGGATGTGCCAGACGCTGCCATTGAGCGATTTGAAATCCTGTCTGACATTGTGGATTATATTTATGAAAACAAAAAATAA
- the plsX gene encoding phosphate acyltransferase PlsX, producing the protein MKRIAVDAMGGDHAPQAIVEGVNRALAEFPDVEIQLYGDQAKIQQYLTATDRVSIIHTDEKINSDDEPVKAIRRKKTASMVLATQAVKDGNADAILSAGNTGALLAAGVFVVGRIKNIDRPGLMSTLPTMDGSGFDMMDLGANAENTAHHLYQYAILGSFYAEHVRGIKRPRVGLLNNGTEETKGTPVHQEAFALLNQEPSIHFIGNVEARELLNGVADVVVTDGFTGNAVLKTIEGTAKSIVGQLTGAIKNGGLQAKMGGLLIKSTLKTALGTMDYKKAGGAVLLGLKAPVIKAHGSSDATAIYYTIKQVRTMLQSDVVQKSVEKFSVVEE; encoded by the coding sequence ATGAAACGAATTGCAGTAGATGCTATGGGTGGAGATCACGCTCCTCAGGCTATTGTGGAGGGAGTTAATCGCGCCTTGGCAGAATTTCCAGATGTGGAAATTCAACTCTATGGGGATCAGGCTAAGATTCAGCAATATTTAACAGCAACAGATCGGGTATCTATCATCCACACAGATGAGAAAATCAACTCAGACGATGAGCCGGTCAAGGCTATCCGTCGGAAAAAAACAGCTTCAATGGTATTAGCGACGCAGGCTGTTAAGGATGGGAATGCAGATGCTATCTTATCTGCAGGCAATACAGGTGCTCTGCTAGCGGCGGGAGTCTTTGTGGTAGGGCGTATCAAGAACATTGACCGTCCGGGCTTGATGTCCACTTTGCCGACCATGGATGGTAGTGGGTTTGATATGATGGATTTGGGAGCAAATGCGGAAAACACCGCCCACCATCTCTATCAGTATGCGATTTTAGGTTCTTTCTATGCTGAACATGTTCGGGGAATCAAGCGACCGCGCGTGGGCTTGTTGAACAACGGTACGGAAGAAACCAAGGGAACTCCAGTTCATCAAGAAGCCTTTGCTTTGTTAAATCAAGAACCATCTATTCATTTCATCGGAAATGTAGAGGCGCGTGAGTTGCTCAATGGAGTAGCGGATGTGGTGGTGACGGATGGTTTCACGGGAAACGCTGTCTTAAAAACCATTGAAGGAACTGCGAAGAGCATCGTCGGCCAGCTGACAGGCGCTATTAAAAACGGTGGTCTTCAGGCAAAAATGGGCGGCTTGCTCATCAAATCAACACTCAAAACGGCTCTAGGTACTATGGATTATAAGAAGGCTGGAGGAGCAGTCCTTTTGGGACTTAAGGCACCTGTTATCAAGGCTCATGGTTCTAGTGATGCAACGGCCATTTACTACACCATCAAACAGGTTCGGACGATGCTCCAGTCCGATGTCGTGCAAAAATCGGTTGAAAAGTTTTCTGTAGTGGAGGAATAA
- the recO gene encoding DNA repair protein RecO yields MERIETRGLVLYNRNFREDDKLVKIFTEKAGKRMFFVKHASKSKLVVSIQPMTYADFIVKINEDGLSYIEDFHQVQAFKQINQDIFRLSYATYVLALADACLQDKVYDPALFAFLVKTLDLMEAGLDYEVLTNIFEIQLLGRFGVSLNFHECAICHRVGLPFDFSYRYAGLLCPQHYHQDERRLHLDPNVPYLIERFQAISFDELETISLKEEMKQKLRLFIDQIYEEYVGIHLKSKKFIDDLSSWGQIMKPRETGEEK; encoded by the coding sequence ATGGAACGAATTGAAACAAGAGGGCTTGTCCTTTACAATCGAAATTTTCGTGAAGATGACAAGTTGGTCAAGATTTTTACGGAAAAGGCTGGGAAGCGGATGTTTTTCGTGAAACATGCTTCTAAGTCTAAGCTGGTGGTCTCTATTCAGCCGATGACTTATGCAGATTTTATTGTGAAAATCAACGAGGATGGCCTCAGCTATATCGAGGATTTTCATCAGGTTCAGGCCTTTAAACAAATCAATCAGGATATTTTTCGTTTAAGTTATGCGACCTATGTGTTGGCTTTGGCCGATGCTTGTTTGCAGGATAAGGTGTATGATCCAGCTCTTTTTGCCTTCTTAGTCAAGACCTTGGATTTAATGGAGGCGGGTTTGGACTATGAGGTTTTGACGAATATTTTTGAAATTCAGTTGCTAGGGCGGTTTGGGGTTTCGCTCAATTTTCATGAATGTGCTATCTGCCATCGGGTGGGCTTGCCTTTTGATTTTTCCTACCGCTATGCAGGGCTGCTCTGCCCGCAACACTATCACCAAGATGAACGCAGGCTTCATCTGGATCCTAATGTCCCTTATTTGATTGAGCGATTTCAGGCTATTTCTTTTGATGAGTTGGAAACAATTTCCCTCAAGGAGGAGATGAAGCAAAAGCTACGCCTTTTTATCGATCAAATCTATGAAGAGTACGTCGGGATTCACTTGAAATCTAAGAAATTTATTGATGACTTGTCCTCCTGGGGGCAAATCATGAAACCAAGAGAAACAGGGGAAGAAAAATGA
- a CDS encoding pyridoxal phosphate-dependent aminotransferase codes for MDLSHRFNKNLNRIEVSMIRQFDQSISDIPGILKLTLGEPDFTTPGHVKEAAKAAIDADKSYYTGMAGLLELRQAAAEFVAEKYGLTYNPDNEILSTIGATEALSASLVAILEAGDTVLLPAPAYPGYEPIVNMVGADIVEIDTTANDFVLTPEMLEEAIVEQGDRLKAVILNYPANPTGVTYSREQIVAFADVLRKYPVFVLSDEVYAELTYTGQPHVSIAEYLPEQTILIQGLSKSHAMTGWRIGLILSQAAIIAQIIKSHQYLVTAAATPMQYGALEALKNGKNDALPMRQEYIQRRDYIIDKMTDMGFKIIKPDGAFYIFAKIPAGYNQDSFSFLQEFARKKAVAFIPGAAFGQYGEGYIRISYAASMEKIQIAMERLKEFLEEDGTN; via the coding sequence ATGGATTTAAGTCATCGTTTTAACAAGAATTTAAATCGAATTGAGGTATCAATGATTCGGCAGTTCGATCAGTCTATCTCGGATATTCCGGGAATTTTGAAACTGACTTTGGGAGAACCTGATTTTACGACACCAGGTCATGTGAAGGAGGCAGCTAAGGCTGCTATTGATGCGGATAAGAGCTACTATACTGGGATGGCAGGTTTGCTGGAACTACGTCAGGCGGCGGCTGAGTTTGTGGCGGAAAAGTATGGTTTGACTTACAATCCAGATAATGAAATCCTGTCAACTATTGGAGCGACAGAGGCTCTTTCTGCTAGTCTAGTGGCGATTTTGGAGGCGGGAGATACTGTTCTTTTGCCAGCTCCAGCTTATCCGGGCTATGAGCCAATCGTCAATATGGTGGGAGCCGATATTGTTGAGATCGATACTACGGCCAATGATTTTGTTCTGACTCCTGAGATGCTGGAAGAAGCTATTGTGGAGCAGGGGGATAGGCTTAAGGCAGTTATTCTCAATTATCCAGCAAATCCAACAGGGGTAACCTATTCTCGTGAGCAAATTGTTGCTTTTGCAGATGTGCTTCGGAAATATCCTGTCTTCGTCTTGTCTGATGAAGTGTATGCGGAATTGACTTATACTGGGCAACCCCATGTATCCATTGCCGAATATTTGCCTGAACAGACCATCTTAATTCAAGGTTTGTCCAAATCCCATGCGATGACAGGGTGGCGGATTGGGTTGATTCTATCGCAAGCAGCAATCATTGCGCAGATTATTAAGAGCCATCAGTATTTGGTGACGGCGGCAGCGACTCCGATGCAGTATGGAGCCCTTGAAGCGTTGAAAAACGGTAAGAACGACGCTTTACCAATGCGTCAGGAATACATACAGCGGCGTGATTATATCATCGATAAGATGACGGACATGGGCTTTAAAATTATTAAACCGGATGGAGCGTTTTATATTTTTGCTAAGATTCCAGCAGGATACAATCAGGATTCGTTTTCTTTCTTGCAGGAATTTGCACGAAAAAAAGCCGTTGCTTTTATTCCAGGAGCTGCTTTTGGTCAGTATGGGGAAGGTTATATCCGTATTTCTTACGCTGCTAGTATGGAAAAAATCCAGATTGCGATGGAGCGCTTGAAGGAATTTTTGGAAGAAGATGGAACGAATTGA